From the Penicillium oxalicum strain HP7-1 chromosome V, whole genome shotgun sequence genome, one window contains:
- a CDS encoding Uracil phosphoribosyltransferase: MASQGAVPSPAQGVGPTYRADEEKPTATVSKEVSFENVHVLPQTPQLIALLTMIRDKRTVRADFIFYSNRIIRLLVEEGLNHLPVVEQSVTTPVGRDYLGVKFEGKICGVSIMRAGEAMEQGLRDCCRSVRIGKILIQRDEETCMPKLFYDKLPADIADRWVLLLDPMFATGGSATLAVEVLMQRGVPEHRILFLNLIASPSGVAEFAERFPKLRVVTAFIDQGLDDKKYIIPGLGDFGDRYYTL; the protein is encoded by the exons ATGGCGAGTCAAGGAGCTGTCCCGTCCCCTGCCCAGGGCGTCGGTCCTACATATCGGGCTGATGAAGAAAAGCCCACGGCCACCGTGTCTAAGGAAGTCTCTTTTGAGAATGTCCATGTGCTCCCCCAGACCCCTCAGCTGATTGCTCTCTTGAC AATGATCAGAGACAAGCGGACGGTTCGTGCCGACTTCATTTTCTACTCCAATCGTATCATCCGGCTCTTGGTTGAGGAAGGCCTGAATCACCTCCCCGTTGTGGAACAATCGGTCACGACCCCCGTCGGTCGGGACTACCTGGGTGTCAAGTTTGAGGGCAAGATTTGCGGCGTGTCGATCATGCGCGCCGGAGAGGCCATGGAGCAGGGTCTCCGAGATTGTTGCCGATCTGTCCGTATTGGAAAGATCCTGATTCAACGAGATGAGGAAACTTGCATGCCTAAGCTCTTCTACGACAAGCTCCCTGCTGATATTGCTGACCGCTGggtcctcctcctggacCCGATGTTTGCGACCG GTGGATCGGCGACTCTGGCCGTCGAGGTTCTGATGCAGAGGGGAGTGCCCGAGCACCGCATCCTGTTCTTGAACCTGATCGCAAGCCCTTCAGGCGTTGCCGAGTTTGCGGAGAGATTCCCCAAACTCCGAGTGGTCACTGCATTCATTGACCAAGGACTGGATGACAAAAA GTACATCATCCCCGGTCTGGGTGACTTCGGTGACCGATACTACACCCTCTAG
- a CDS encoding Transcription elongation factor: MGKRKKSSRTPQGPRKREPLATTFACLFCNHENSVIVKLDKKLGLGDLSCKICGQKFQTGINCEFNTHSASTSCMVANPMFFAASSDLSAAVDVYSDWVDACDAVAKDTANQYDGPVGSRGAGKSDALASAGHGETYEDDDDY, from the exons ATG GGAAAGCGTAAGAAGTCCAGCAGAACGCCTCAGGGGCCGCGAAAG CGCGAACCTCTTGCCACAACATTTGCCTGCCTCTTCTGCAACCATGAGAACTCTGTCATCGTCAAATTGGACAAGAAGCTGGGCCTAGGTGACCTCTCATGTAAAATCTGCGGTCAAAAGTTCCAGACCGGCATTAATTGTGAGTTCAATACGCATTCCGCTTCAACCTCCTGCATGGTCGCTAATCCGATGTTTTTCGCGGCATCTTCAGATCTGTCCGCCGCCGTGGACGTGTATTCGGATTGGGTGGACGCCTGCGATGCGGTGGCGAAGGACACTGCCAATCAATACGACGGTCCTGTTGGGTCAAGGGGCGCAGGCAAGTCTGATGCGCTGGCTAGCGCGGGACATGGCGAAACGtacgaggacgacgatgactaTTGA
- a CDS encoding 40S ribosomal protein S1: protein MAVGKNKRLSKGKKGIKKRTVDPFSRKDEYSVKAPSTFQIRDVGKTLVNRTSGLKNANDSLKGRIFEVSLADLQNDEDHSFRKVKLRVDEIQGKNCLTNFHGLDFTTDKLRSLVRKWQSLIEANITVKTTDDYLLRLFAIAFTKRRPNQIKKTTYARSSQIRAIRKKMTEIIQREAASCTLSQLTHKLIPEVIGREIEKATQGIYPLQNVHIRKVKLLKSPKFDLGALLALHGESSTDDKGQKVEREFKEQVLENV from the exons ATGGCTGTTGGAAA GAACAAGCGTTTGTCTAAGGGCAAGAAGGGTATCAAGAAGAGAACCGTCGACCCCTTCTCCCGCAAGGATGAGTACTCTGTGAAG GCTCCCTCCACCTTCCAGATCCGCGA TGTTGGCAAGACTCTGGTCAACCGCACCAGCGGTCTGAAGAACGCCAACGACTCTCTCAAGGGCCGTATCTTCGAGGTTTCCCTCGCCGACCTCCAGAACGATGAGGACCACTCTTTCCGCAAGGTCAAGCTCCGCGTCGACGAGATCCAGGGCAAGAACTGCCTGACCAACTTCCACGGTCTGGACTTCACCACCGACAAGCTGCGCTCCCTGGTCCGCAAGTGGCAGTCTCTGATTGAGGCCAACATCACCGTGAAGACCACTGACGACTACCTCCTCCGCCTGTTCGCCATTGCCTTCACCAAGAGACGCCCCAACcagatcaagaagaccacTTACGCCCGCTCGTCTCAAATTCGCGCCATCCGCAAGAAGATGACCGAGATCATTCAGCGTGAGGCTGCCAGCTGCACTCTGTCTCAGCTCACCCACAAGCTCATTCCCGAGGTCATCGGCCGcgagattgagaaggccaCCCAGGGCATTTATCCCCTGCAGAAC GTCCACATCCGTAAGGTCAAGCTCCTCAAGTCCCCCAAGTTCGACCTCGGTGCTCTCCTTGCTCTGCACGGCGAGTCCTCCACCGACGACAAGGGCCAGAAGGTTGAGCGGGAGTTCAAGGAGCAGGTCCTTGAGAACGTTTAA